A part of Sebastes fasciatus isolate fSebFas1 chromosome 10, fSebFas1.pri, whole genome shotgun sequence genomic DNA contains:
- the LOC141775425 gene encoding equilibrative nucleobase transporter 1-like produces MINMWTMPAFMNRMMVRRSLTFITGLVECLCFAGVVFGWASLVFVLKTEGYFSSLCVNSTGVNATQDLDCSGQDEQLSLVFPIASFLFAFLTLPNGFLFDRFGTTVARLFGIFLYTTGTLMLAFSTAALSNLLFPALSLLAAGGNFFLLTNMQIGNLFGSRRSTVITLYNGAVDSSSVIFLVIKVLYEAGVSLLAPFLFLSACSVIHLLRTFFLMPRGHIPYLMPDDYTYGITCGKSRTISLEQITANGNAQTTTEEVEDISVKQEKSFRECLMSRFFVWHVVWLSVMQLRHFLFIGTLNPMLQRLTAGEPSLVNQYINAFAITQLCGVLCAPWNGLIMDRHKGKPRAAGESEQEADLRASVLSLFLTALQCLVFSVCATIPNLPLQYFTFVMQVINRSFLYGGNAAFVSVAFPSRHFGTLYGLVMALAAVFSLLQYACFALVNGPLDGDPLYVNIGLTLLTLLAFIHPLSVFMHCRRLASQRAINAFS; encoded by the exons ATGATCAACATGTGGACCATGCCAGCTTTTATGAACAGAATGATGGTGCGACGCTCCCTCACCTTCATCACGGGTCTGGTGGAGTGTCTGTGTTTTGCTGGAGTCGTGTTCGGATGGGCTTCGCTTGTTTTTGTCCTGAAGACGGAGGGCTACTTCAGCTCTCTGTGCGTCAACAGCACAGGAGTCAATGCAACACAGGACTTAG ATTGCAGTGGACAGGACGAACAGTTGTCTCTTGTTTTCCCCATCGCCTCCTTTCTGTTTGCATTCCTAACGCTGCCCAATGGTTTCCTCTTTGACCGGTTTGGTACCACGGTGGCTCGGCTCTTTGGAAT ATTTCTTTACACCACGGGAACCTTGATGTTGGCCTTCTCAACTGCAG CTTTGTCCAACCTGCTGTTCCCAGCTCTCTCCCTCCTGGCAGCGGGTGGCAACTTCTTTCTGTTGACCAACATGCAG ATAGGAAACCTGTTCGGCTCACGTCGCTCCACCGTCATCACTCTCTACAACGGGGCCGTTGACTCTTCATCGGTAATCTTTCTTGTCATCAAG GTGTTATACGAGGCCGGTGTCTCTCTCCTCGCCCcctttctcttcctgtctgcctGCAGCGTCATCCACCTCCTCAGGACTTTCTTTCTGATGCCCCGAGGCCACATTCCCTACCTGATGCCTGATGACTACACATACGG GATAACCTGTGGTAAATCAAGGACTATAAGCTTAGAGCAGATAACAGCGAATGGTAACGCTCAGACGACAACAGAGGAAGTCGAGGACATCTCTGTAAAACAAG AGAAGAGTTTCCGTGAGTGTTTGATGTCCAGGTTCTTTGTGTGGCACGTGGTTTGGTTGTCGGTGATGCAGCTCAGACATTTCCTCTTCATCGGCACCCTCAACCCCATGCTGCAGCGGCTGACGGCGGGAGAGCCTTCACTgg TGAACCAGTACATCAACGCCTTTGCTATAACACAGCTGTGTGGCGTGCTGTGTGCTCCCTGGAACGGCCTCATCATGGACAGACACAAGGGCAAACCTCGTGCTGCAG gagAGAGTGAACAGGAAGCAGACCTGCGGGCCTCGGTGCTTTCTCTCTTCCTGACGGCACTGCAGTGTTTGGTGTTCTCAGTTTGTGCCACCATCCCAAACCTGCCGCTTCAGTACTTCACCTTCGTCATGCAGGTTATCAACCGCTCCTTCCTCTACGGCGGTAATGCAGCCTTTGTCAGTGTGGC tttccCATCACGCCACTTTGGGACACTGTATGGTCTGGTCATGGCTCTTGCTGCAGTGTTTTCTCTGCTGCAGTATGCCTGCTTTGCCCTGGTGAATGGACCTCTGGATGGAGATCCTTTATAT GTCAACATCGGTCTGACGCTGCTCACCCTGCTCGCCTTCATCCATCCCCTCTCTGTCTTCATGCACTGTCGACGTCTCGCCTCCCAGCGAGCCATCAATGCCTTCTCTTAA